A window from Pseudobutyrivibrio ruminis HUN009 encodes these proteins:
- a CDS encoding pseudouridine synthase, with product MRLDKLLVELNIGTRSEVKALLKKGLILVDGEKINKPETKVDENSVTISYGGKDYAYAQFHYYMMNKPKGVITATEDKKEATVMDLFYRECPDAPKGLAPVGRLDKDTTGLLLITNDGALAHELLSPKKHVDKTYFVTLDGPLTSEDINALENGVHIGEGDLTAPSTIKYEGGNTCYITIHEGKFHQVKRMFFAVGKQVLELKRTAFGPLLLDEELLPESHIIELKRESFY from the coding sequence ATGCGATTAGATAAATTACTGGTTGAATTAAATATCGGAACCAGGTCTGAAGTAAAGGCTCTTCTAAAGAAGGGCCTTATTTTAGTTGACGGAGAAAAAATAAATAAACCTGAAACAAAGGTAGATGAAAATAGTGTAACTATTTCTTATGGTGGCAAAGACTATGCTTATGCCCAGTTCCACTACTATATGATGAATAAACCAAAAGGAGTGATTACAGCCACTGAGGACAAAAAAGAAGCCACAGTAATGGATTTGTTTTACCGCGAATGTCCTGATGCACCAAAAGGCTTAGCTCCTGTTGGTAGATTAGATAAAGATACTACTGGTTTGCTCCTTATCACAAATGATGGAGCCTTGGCTCATGAATTACTATCCCCAAAAAAACATGTAGATAAAACTTATTTTGTTACTTTGGATGGCCCTCTTACATCTGAGGATATAAATGCACTTGAAAATGGAGTTCATATTGGTGAAGGAGACTTAACAGCACCTTCTACCATCAAATATGAAGGTGGAAATACATGTTATATAACAATTCATGAAGGAAAATTTCATCAAGTAAAAAGAATGTTTTTTGCAGTTGGAAAACAGGTGCTAGAGCTGAAAAGAACGGCGTTTGGACCACTTTTGTTGGACGAAGAATTACTACCAGAAAGTCACATCATCGAACTAAAGCGTGAAAGTTTTTATTGA
- a CDS encoding ABC transporter substrate-binding protein, translating to MKKRMLSLALCGAMVATMFAGCGDNSASTGSSENVDTSGELTWKIGGIGPTTGGAAQYGQGVMNAIQIAVDEVNAAGGINGYQVAFNFQDDEADPQKAVNAYNTLKDWGMQILEGTVTSGACAAVSAETYNDRIFQVTPSASSTSVTEGHDNTFQICFSDPNQGTVSADYIAENGLGNKIGIIYDSSDPYSTGVYQNFATEAANVGLEIVATEAFTADSKTDFTTQLQKCKDAEADLLFLPFYYTEGSIVLTQANKMGYEPTMFGVDGFDGLLGVENFDVSLAEGVYLLTPFAADADDEATQSFVSKYEEQYGGTPNQFAADAYDGIYILKEALESANLTPEASNEEICEALIAAIQEVNYDGLTGEGMTWNAAGEVSKSPKAVIIQDGGYVSVQ from the coding sequence ATGAAGAAAAGAATGTTAAGCCTTGCTCTTTGCGGTGCAATGGTAGCAACAATGTTTGCAGGATGTGGGGACAATAGTGCATCAACAGGTTCGTCTGAGAATGTTGACACATCAGGAGAGCTTACTTGGAAGATTGGTGGTATTGGACCAACTACAGGAGGAGCTGCTCAGTACGGACAGGGCGTTATGAATGCAATACAGATTGCTGTTGATGAAGTTAATGCAGCAGGCGGTATCAACGGATATCAGGTAGCATTTAATTTCCAGGATGATGAGGCAGATCCTCAGAAGGCAGTTAATGCTTACAACACATTAAAGGATTGGGGAATGCAGATTCTTGAAGGTACTGTAACATCAGGTGCATGCGCAGCAGTATCAGCAGAGACATACAACGACAGAATCTTCCAGGTTACACCATCTGCATCATCTACAAGTGTTACTGAGGGACACGACAATACATTCCAGATTTGTTTCTCAGATCCTAACCAGGGTACTGTTTCAGCAGATTACATTGCAGAAAATGGTCTTGGAAACAAAATTGGTATTATCTATGATAGCTCAGATCCATATTCAACAGGTGTTTACCAGAACTTCGCTACAGAGGCAGCAAATGTAGGACTTGAAATCGTAGCAACAGAAGCATTTACAGCTGATTCAAAGACAGATTTTACAACACAGCTTCAGAAATGTAAGGATGCAGAAGCAGATCTTCTTTTCCTTCCATTCTACTATACAGAAGGCTCAATCGTACTTACACAGGCTAACAAGATGGGCTACGAGCCAACAATGTTCGGTGTAGATGGATTTGACGGATTGCTTGGTGTTGAAAACTTCGATGTAAGCCTTGCAGAAGGTGTATATCTTCTTACACCATTCGCAGCTGATGCAGATGATGAGGCAACACAGTCATTCGTTTCTAAGTATGAAGAGCAGTACGGCGGAACACCAAACCAGTTCGCAGCAGATGCTTACGATGGAATCTACATCCTTAAGGAAGCTCTTGAGTCAGCAAATCTTACTCCAGAGGCTTCAAATGAGGAAATCTGCGAAGCACTTATCGCAGCAATCCAGGAAGTAAACTATGACGGACTCACAGGAGAAGGCATGACATGGAATGCAGCTGGTGAAGTATCTAAATCACCAAAGGCTGTCATCATCCAGGATGGTGGATACGTATCTGTACAGTAA
- a CDS encoding branched-chain amino acid ABC transporter permease has translation MGFLTYLVNGLSLGSVYALIALGYTMVYGIAKMLNFAHGDVIMIGAYVVFMCMSNSGMPAVVSIVISIVCCTALGMIIEKIAYKPLRKATNLAVLITAIGVSYFLQNMALMIFGSNPVSFTSVINWEGLSLAGGALKITGNAIVTIITCVVIMIVLMWFVKNTKPGQAMRAVSEDKDAAVLMGINVNATISLTFAIGSGLAAIAGALLCSSYPSLTPYTGSMPGIKAFTAAVFGGIGSIPGALVGGLLLGIIEILARAYISSQLADAIVFAVLIIVLLVKPTGILGKQIKEKV, from the coding sequence ATGGGTTTTTTAACTTATTTAGTTAATGGGTTAAGCCTTGGTAGCGTTTATGCCCTTATAGCACTTGGTTATACCATGGTATATGGTATTGCAAAGATGCTGAATTTTGCCCACGGAGATGTAATCATGATTGGTGCATACGTGGTGTTTATGTGCATGTCTAATTCCGGCATGCCTGCTGTTGTTTCTATTGTTATTTCAATAGTATGCTGCACAGCCTTAGGAATGATAATAGAAAAGATAGCATACAAACCACTTAGAAAGGCAACAAACCTAGCGGTCTTGATTACAGCTATCGGTGTCAGCTACTTCTTGCAGAATATGGCGCTCATGATATTTGGCTCAAATCCAGTTTCTTTTACATCTGTTATTAATTGGGAAGGTCTTTCGCTTGCAGGTGGAGCTTTAAAGATTACAGGAAATGCCATTGTTACAATCATCACTTGTGTGGTTATCATGATTGTATTGATGTGGTTTGTAAAGAATACAAAGCCAGGTCAGGCAATGAGAGCCGTATCAGAGGACAAGGATGCAGCAGTGCTGATGGGAATTAACGTAAATGCAACTATTTCTCTTACATTTGCAATTGGTTCTGGACTTGCAGCAATCGCAGGTGCATTGCTTTGTTCATCATATCCATCACTTACTCCATACACAGGCTCAATGCCAGGTATCAAGGCATTTACAGCTGCTGTATTTGGTGGTATCGGTTCAATTCCAGGAGCTCTTGTTGGTGGATTATTACTTGGTATAATCGAAATTTTAGCAAGAGCATATATTTCAAGTCAGCTTGCAGATGCCATCGTATTTGCGGTATTAATCATTGTATTGCTTGTTAAGCCAACTGGTATTTTAGGCAAGCAAATCAAAGAGAAAGTGTAG
- a CDS encoding branched-chain amino acid ABC transporter permease, whose amino-acid sequence MKKLNKSTQKLITTVAVIVVLYIVMSIMDGTGNLSSLMSGLLVPVCAYSLVAVGLNLCVGYLGELSLGHAGFMCVGAFTSAFFSKLFQDSIPDVPRFILALIIGTLMAALFGFLIAIPVLRLSGDYLAIVTLAFGEIIKNVINVLYVGVDSNGLHFSIKDQMSLGMELDGKMLVNGAQGITGTPRQSTFTIAVILLIVALIVTHNFVNSRTGRAVKAIRDNQIAAETVGLPVTKYKLVAFTISAAIAGVGGVLYAHNINSLTATTNNFGYNMSIMILVYVVLGGIGNFSGSVIAAVVLTMLPEMLRGLSTYRMLIYSIVLIVLMLFNWAPAILKWREEHGITTAAIVGKFKKTKEVR is encoded by the coding sequence ATGAAGAAACTAAACAAATCTACACAAAAATTAATAACAACCGTAGCGGTAATAGTTGTTCTTTACATTGTAATGTCAATAATGGATGGAACTGGAAATCTAAGCTCTTTAATGAGCGGATTATTGGTTCCAGTATGTGCATATTCACTTGTAGCCGTTGGACTTAACCTTTGTGTTGGATACTTGGGCGAATTGTCATTGGGACATGCAGGATTTATGTGCGTAGGCGCATTTACATCTGCATTTTTCTCAAAGTTATTCCAGGATTCCATCCCAGATGTACCACGCTTTATTCTTGCACTTATCATCGGAACTTTAATGGCTGCATTATTTGGATTCTTGATTGCCATTCCAGTACTTAGATTGAGCGGCGATTATCTTGCAATCGTTACACTTGCGTTTGGTGAGATTATCAAAAATGTAATCAATGTTTTGTACGTAGGTGTTGACTCAAATGGCCTTCATTTTTCAATCAAGGATCAAATGTCTCTTGGTATGGAGCTTGATGGCAAGATGCTAGTAAATGGTGCCCAGGGAATTACAGGTACTCCTAGACAATCAACATTTACTATTGCAGTTATTCTTTTGATAGTGGCACTTATCGTTACACACAACTTTGTAAATTCAAGAACTGGTAGAGCAGTAAAGGCTATTCGTGACAATCAGATTGCAGCAGAGACAGTAGGTCTTCCAGTTACAAAATACAAGCTTGTAGCATTCACTATTTCCGCTGCTATAGCAGGTGTAGGTGGAGTTTTATATGCTCATAATATCAACTCCCTTACAGCTACAACAAACAACTTTGGATACAACATGTCTATCATGATTCTTGTATACGTAGTCCTTGGTGGAATTGGTAATTTCTCTGGTTCTGTAATTGCAGCAGTTGTTCTTACAATGTTGCCAGAAATGCTTAGAGGACTTTCAACATACAGAATGCTTATTTACTCAATTGTTTTGATTGTGCTTATGTTATTTAATTGGGCTCCTGCAATTCTTAAGTGGCGCGAGGAACACGGTATTACTACAGCTGCAATTGTAGGCAAGTTTAAAAAGACAAAGGAGGTGCGCTAA
- a CDS encoding ABC transporter ATP-binding protein produces MSLLEVTNLGISFGGLRAVDEFNLTIEQGELYGLIGPNGAGKTTVFNMLTGIYQPTDGKIFLDGKDITGKKTAEINKAGIARTFQNIRLFGDQSVLDNVKIGLHNSFDYGTATGIFRLPKYFNVEKAMDKKALEILSVFGLDKEADVLASNLPYGKQRELEIARALATNPKLLLLDEPAAGMNPNETKDLMNTIALIRKEFGVTILLIEHDMKLVSGICEKLTVLNFGRVLSQGQTTHVLNDPEVIKAYLGE; encoded by the coding sequence ATGAGCTTACTTGAAGTTACTAATCTTGGCATTTCCTTTGGTGGACTTAGAGCCGTAGATGAGTTTAATCTAACAATCGAACAGGGAGAGTTGTACGGCTTGATTGGTCCTAATGGTGCTGGTAAGACTACAGTCTTTAACATGCTTACAGGTATTTACCAGCCAACAGACGGCAAAATCTTCCTTGATGGAAAAGATATTACAGGAAAGAAAACTGCAGAAATCAATAAAGCTGGTATAGCTAGAACATTCCAAAACATCCGTCTTTTTGGAGATCAATCAGTACTTGATAATGTAAAAATCGGATTACACAATTCCTTTGACTACGGAACAGCCACTGGAATCTTCAGATTGCCTAAATATTTCAATGTGGAAAAGGCAATGGATAAAAAGGCATTGGAAATTTTGTCAGTGTTTGGGCTTGATAAGGAGGCTGATGTACTTGCATCAAATCTTCCTTATGGAAAGCAAAGAGAGCTTGAAATTGCCAGAGCCCTTGCTACAAATCCAAAGTTGCTTTTATTGGATGAGCCAGCAGCTGGTATGAATCCAAACGAGACAAAGGACTTGATGAACACAATCGCGCTGATTAGAAAAGAATTTGGCGTTACAATTCTCCTGATTGAGCATGATATGAAGCTTGTTTCGGGAATCTGCGAAAAGCTTACAGTTTTAAACTTTGGTCGTGTGCTTTCACAGGGGCAGACAACTCATGTATTAAACGATCCAGAAGTTATTAAGGCATATTTAGGAGAATAA
- a CDS encoding ABC transporter ATP-binding protein translates to MLKVEDLVVNYGVIQALKGISFEVNEGEVIALIGANGAGKTTTLQTISGMLTPTSGKVLLEGTDITKVPGHKIVSMGMAHVPEGRRVFAGLTVLENLKMGAYTRSNKSEIADAFERVYESFPRLKERQNQLAGTLSGGEQQMLAMGRALMSQPRIVLMDEPSMGLSPIYVEEIFNIIESISKAGTTVLLVEQNAKKALAIADRAYVLETGNIVLSGDATTLLNDNSIKKAYLGE, encoded by the coding sequence ATGTTAAAGGTTGAAGATTTAGTTGTTAATTACGGTGTGATTCAAGCACTAAAGGGCATTAGCTTTGAAGTAAATGAAGGAGAGGTAATCGCCCTTATTGGAGCAAATGGCGCTGGTAAGACAACAACACTACAAACAATTTCAGGAATGCTTACTCCGACATCAGGAAAAGTACTGTTGGAAGGTACAGATATTACCAAGGTTCCAGGCCATAAAATAGTGTCTATGGGAATGGCTCACGTGCCTGAAGGACGTAGAGTTTTTGCGGGATTAACAGTACTTGAAAACTTGAAAATGGGAGCATATACTAGAAGTAACAAGAGTGAGATTGCAGATGCATTTGAGCGAGTTTACGAGAGCTTCCCAAGGCTTAAGGAACGTCAAAATCAGCTGGCAGGAACACTATCAGGTGGTGAGCAGCAGATGCTTGCTATGGGACGCGCCTTGATGAGCCAGCCACGTATAGTTTTGATGGACGAGCCTTCAATGGGACTTTCGCCAATCTATGTTGAAGAAATATTCAATATCATAGAATCTATCTCAAAGGCGGGCACCACAGTACTTTTAGTAGAGCAGAACGCTAAAAAAGCTCTTGCTATTGCGGACAGGGCGTATGTCCTTGAAACAGGCAATATAGTACTTTCTGGTGATGCAACAACTCTTCTAAATGACAACTCCATAAAGAAAGCTTATTTAGGTGAGTAG
- a CDS encoding AAA family ATPase: MDDKKLVITIARSYGSGGLTLAKKLGKELGIPVYDREILRMASDQSGINEEMFGQVDEHVRKIFMSAKGKYKGMPLTPEYAAFTSDDNLFELTADVIKRIANTSSCIFVGRCADYILKDRPYVLSLFFYASEDDCLERLHKQVSGTDEELIKRMHDIDKHRADYYRYYTGHDWNDARNYDFCLDTGVMDYDKLIEVVKSYIDIKNR, encoded by the coding sequence ATGGATGACAAAAAACTAGTTATCACAATCGCTAGAAGCTATGGCTCAGGAGGCTTGACTCTGGCAAAGAAGCTGGGAAAGGAATTGGGGATTCCTGTATACGACAGAGAAATTCTTCGTATGGCTTCAGATCAAAGTGGTATTAACGAGGAGATGTTCGGACAGGTTGATGAGCATGTTAGAAAGATTTTCATGTCAGCAAAGGGCAAATACAAAGGCATGCCATTGACACCTGAGTATGCAGCATTTACTTCTGACGACAATCTTTTCGAACTGACGGCGGATGTTATCAAACGTATAGCTAACACAAGCAGTTGCATTTTCGTTGGTAGATGCGCAGATTATATCTTAAAGGATAGACCATATGTATTATCGCTTTTCTTCTATGCATCCGAGGACGATTGTTTGGAACGACTTCACAAGCAGGTTAGTGGAACGGACGAAGAGCTTATAAAGCGCATGCATGACATCGACAAACATCGCGCAGATTACTATCGTTACTACACAGGTCATGATTGGAATGATGCTAGAAACTACGATTTCTGTTTAGATACAGGAGTTATGGATTATGACAAATTAATCGAAGTAGTAAAGTCATACATCGATATTAAAAACAGATAA
- a CDS encoding HAD family hydrolase yields MEKKIKAVLFDLDGTLTDTEKYYQSAWPEALKHFGYEMSPEKPLELRSLGRPFVFEKFKEWYGEDVDYWAIRDYRKALVEDILKEEGIPLKPGVHETLSWLKEHNIFISLVTANDKERAHRYLKKIGLFDYFNAIICADMVEKGKPAPDIYAYACKELQVDPAETFAVEDSPNGCMSAYRAGCNVIMIPDLSEPDEELQKILYARLDSLTDMKGLFEA; encoded by the coding sequence ATGGAGAAAAAAATAAAGGCAGTTCTATTTGATTTAGATGGAACCCTTACAGATACAGAAAAATACTATCAGTCGGCATGGCCAGAGGCACTTAAGCATTTTGGATATGAGATGTCACCTGAGAAGCCACTTGAGCTTCGCTCCTTAGGAAGGCCATTCGTATTCGAAAAATTCAAGGAATGGTATGGCGAAGATGTAGACTATTGGGCAATTCGTGATTATCGCAAAGCCTTGGTAGAGGATATTTTAAAAGAAGAAGGAATCCCTTTAAAGCCAGGTGTTCATGAAACACTTTCATGGCTTAAGGAGCATAACATCTTTATTTCTCTTGTGACAGCAAATGATAAAGAGCGCGCCCATAGATATCTTAAAAAAATCGGATTGTTTGATTATTTCAACGCTATTATTTGCGCAGATATGGTGGAGAAAGGAAAGCCAGCGCCAGACATTTACGCCTATGCATGTAAAGAGCTGCAGGTGGACCCGGCAGAGACTTTTGCAGTAGAGGATTCTCCGAACGGTTGCATGAGTGCCTACAGAGCTGGATGTAATGTAATAATGATTCCAGATTTATCAGAGCCAGATGAAGAACTGCAAAAGATTTTATACGCAAGGCTGGATAGTTTAACGGATATGAAAGGCTTATTTGAAGCTTAA
- a CDS encoding endonuclease MutS2: protein MNLKVLKTLEYDKIINRLSELATCEAGKKRCLELLPINDIEEIKIMQQETACAFNRLVKFSDVSASGTTDLRPSLARLELGSSLTIEEILAVASVLEVTKRVATYGKQMEEEDALTFYFNGLSPEVAILNEIRRCIIDEETIADDASTALYDIRMGMKRTNDKIKSVMNSLLNNTTTRGYLQEPVVTVRGGRFCLPVRSDFKSRVPGMVHDQSSTGSTFFIEPMQAVDLNNELRELQVREQDEIARILANISNRIAESSEGIIRNFELLTEIDFILAKGRYAIELNASNPEFNEDGIINLRGARHPLLDPKKVVATDIKLGEDYNLLLVTGPNTGGKTVSLKTCGLLTLMAQAGLHIPAKDRSQIAVFDDVYADIGDEQSIEQSLSTFSSHMVNIVHILEAINSGSYSHETEEMLAKTQKDLHHSKVIYGTNQEAKVPQFLILIDELCAGTDPKEGAALAQSILDRLHTLDVRTMATTHYSELKVYALSTEGVENASCEFSLETLSPTYHLIIGVPGKSNAFAISSKLGIPQDLIDDAQSRLSEDDRSFEDLMVDLEQKRHQVEEDAAKAAADLKEAEAKLANATAKEEKIKSQREELIRQAHEDAAAILQEAKDIADETIRDFNKFGKGGGNISAMEAKRAALGKGINKSKSKAKEKVEVQENHNVPTNLHVGDKVKVLSMNLTGNVCTAPNAKGDVTVQMGIMKSTVNIKDLVLIEEEDKFVPKKGTRVKNMTYGGFNKAASISPEINLLGCTVDEGIAKLEKYLDDAYISHLTSVRVVHGKGTGALRAGVQQYLRKCKNVAEFHLGEFGEGDAGVTIVTFK from the coding sequence ATGAATTTAAAAGTATTAAAGACCCTTGAATACGACAAAATAATAAATAGACTTTCTGAATTGGCTACATGTGAGGCAGGAAAGAAACGTTGTCTTGAGCTATTGCCAATCAACGATATAGAAGAAATCAAAATCATGCAGCAGGAGACAGCATGCGCTTTTAATCGTCTTGTGAAGTTCTCAGATGTTAGCGCCAGTGGCACCACAGATTTACGACCATCTCTTGCCAGATTAGAGCTTGGCTCAAGCCTTACCATTGAGGAGATTCTTGCGGTAGCTTCAGTTCTTGAGGTTACAAAAAGAGTTGCTACCTATGGCAAGCAGATGGAAGAGGAAGATGCATTAACATTCTATTTCAACGGTCTTTCACCAGAGGTGGCTATCTTAAATGAAATTAGAAGATGCATTATTGATGAAGAGACAATTGCTGATGATGCCAGCACAGCTTTGTATGATATTCGTATGGGAATGAAGAGAACAAATGACAAGATTAAGTCAGTTATGAATTCACTTCTTAACAATACAACTACTCGTGGCTATTTACAGGAGCCAGTTGTCACAGTACGTGGCGGCAGATTCTGCTTGCCAGTACGTTCAGATTTTAAATCAAGAGTTCCAGGAATGGTACACGACCAGTCATCTACAGGTTCCACATTCTTTATTGAGCCAATGCAGGCTGTTGATTTAAATAATGAGCTGAGAGAGTTACAGGTTCGTGAACAGGATGAAATTGCCCGCATTCTTGCAAATATCTCAAATAGAATTGCAGAATCATCAGAAGGTATCATCAGAAACTTTGAGCTTCTTACAGAAATCGATTTTATTCTTGCTAAGGGACGTTATGCAATCGAGCTTAACGCTAGCAATCCAGAATTTAACGAGGATGGAATAATTAATCTTAGAGGAGCAAGACATCCATTATTGGACCCTAAAAAGGTTGTAGCTACAGATATCAAGCTTGGTGAAGATTACAATCTCTTGCTTGTTACAGGGCCAAATACAGGTGGTAAGACAGTTTCGCTAAAGACATGTGGTCTTCTTACATTGATGGCCCAGGCTGGCCTTCACATTCCAGCAAAGGATAGAAGCCAGATTGCTGTTTTCGATGATGTATACGCAGATATTGGAGATGAGCAGTCAATTGAACAGTCCTTATCAACATTCTCATCTCATATGGTAAACATTGTCCACATTTTAGAAGCTATTAACAGTGGAAGCTATTCTCATGAGACAGAAGAAATGCTTGCTAAGACTCAAAAGGATTTGCATCATTCAAAGGTAATATATGGAACAAATCAGGAAGCAAAGGTTCCTCAGTTCTTAATTCTTATCGATGAGCTTTGTGCCGGAACAGATCCAAAGGAAGGTGCAGCTTTAGCCCAGTCTATTCTTGATAGATTACACACCTTGGATGTACGTACTATGGCTACTACTCACTACAGTGAGCTTAAGGTTTATGCTCTTTCGACAGAAGGAGTAGAGAATGCATCTTGTGAATTCTCACTTGAAACACTAAGCCCTACATATCATTTGATAATTGGTGTGCCGGGAAAATCCAACGCTTTTGCAATTTCATCAAAGCTTGGAATTCCACAGGATTTAATAGACGACGCCCAGAGCCGTCTTTCAGAGGATGATAGATCCTTTGAAGATTTGATGGTAGACCTGGAACAGAAGCGTCACCAGGTGGAGGAAGATGCGGCAAAGGCAGCTGCAGACTTAAAGGAAGCAGAAGCAAAGCTTGCTAATGCCACAGCAAAAGAGGAAAAGATTAAATCACAGCGTGAAGAGCTTATTCGTCAGGCTCACGAGGATGCAGCAGCAATCCTTCAGGAAGCGAAGGATATTGCAGACGAAACTATTCGTGACTTTAATAAATTTGGTAAGGGCGGCGGCAACATTTCCGCAATGGAAGCAAAACGTGCAGCCCTTGGTAAAGGTATTAATAAATCAAAGAGCAAAGCAAAAGAAAAGGTTGAGGTTCAGGAGAATCACAATGTGCCAACAAATCTTCATGTGGGAGATAAGGTAAAGGTATTGTCTATGAATCTAACTGGTAACGTATGCACTGCGCCTAATGCCAAAGGAGATGTTACTGTTCAGATGGGTATTATGAAATCTACAGTAAATATCAAAGATTTGGTACTTATCGAAGAGGAAGATAAATTCGTTCCAAAGAAGGGAACTAGAGTCAAGAATATGACTTACGGTGGTTTCAACAAAGCAGCATCTATTTCACCGGAAATCAATCTTCTTGGTTGTACAGTAGATGAAGGTATAGCGAAGCTTGAAAAATATCTTGATGATGCATATATCAGCCATCTTACATCTGTACGTGTTGTTCACGGAAAGGGAACTGGAGCTCTTAGAGCAGGTGTGCAGCAGTATCTTCGCAAGTGTAAAAACGTAGCAGAATTCCATCTTGGAGAGTTTGGCGAAGGTGATGCAGGTGTCACAATTGTAACGTTTAAGTAG